Within the Clostridium scatologenes genome, the region TACTTGATATTAATAAATTTGTATCAGGATGTCTCTTTATTTTATTTATATCCAAATTTTTATATACTTCTTTGGTAGATACTCCAAATGCCGGCTTTACCACAACCAAAATGTGGTTTTTAAAACTATTAAGTTTTGTAATTTTTTCTCCTATACCTTCACAAAGTGCTGTTCCTCCAATAACACAGTAAGGTACATCTGCTCCTATGTTTAATCCTAATTTCATAATTTTTTCATCACTTATATCAGGTCTATACATATTTCTCATAGCCTTTAACACTGCTGCTGCATCTGTACTTCCTCCTGCCAACCCAGCTGCAACAGGTATATATTTTTTTATATAAATGTCTATACCTTCGCATACATCATAAGTTTTCATGAAAAGCTCTGCTGCTTTATAGGCAAGATTTCTCTCATCCGTAGGTACATACTGTTTATTACAACTTATATTAATACCTTTATCAGTTTTCTTAATGTTTATTAAATCATATAAATCTATAGTCTGCATTATCATTTGCAAAGTATGATAACCATCTTCTCTTTTTCCTACTACGTCCAATGATAAGTTAATCTTTGCATAAGCCTTTATTAACATTTTTATCCTCCAGAAGCACATAAATATAATACTAAAAAATAGTATAATACAAGATTAAAATTAAAGCTATACCTTTAAAAAATAAATTTTTAAAGGTATAGCTTTAATTTATCAGATTTAGTGTCTATTTAAAATGTTGCTGCAAGCTGCTTTTTATCCATATTTATTTTTTCTTTTACTAGCTTTACTAAAGGATCTAAATTTTCAAAAAATATTATAATTAAATCTCCTTCTGTGGAATCCTCTATAGCTTTCTTTAAAGCTTCTTTCTCATCTAATATAACATTGATTTTTCTTTCATTAAATCCAGATTTTATAACACCCTTTTTTATTATATCTGCAATTTCGCCTACTTTTCTTCCTCTTCTATCTTTATCTTCTTTAATATAAATATAATCAAAGCTTTTTCCAGAAATCTCACCTATATACTCTGTACTACTATTAGTTCTATCTCCTGGAACACCTATTACTCCTATTAACCTTTTATGTTTTATCTCCTTAGCCCCATTAATTACGGCCTTATACCCCTCTATGTTATGTCCATAATCTAATACAACTTTTACTCCATTTATTTCATACATATTAAATCTTCCTGGATTATAATTTTCATCTCCATAAAAATTAGTTAATCCTTTCCTTATAATAGAATATTTAATATTTAATCCTATAAGTGCTGCACAAGCAGCCATAGCATTTTCTACGTTATATGTTAACTTACCATTTAATGTAATCATCACATCTTTAACCTTTACCATAGGTACTACTTTTTCTTGTTTTTCAACATATATAGTATTTTCATGTACATATATACCATATCCACCTTGTTTTATATTTTTTACAAGTGCAGAGTTATATTTATTTTTTGAAAACATAATTATGTTGCTTTTAATTCTATCTAAAATTTTAAGACTAACAGGATCATCTGCATTTATAACTACATAACCATCATACTTTACTGCTTCTGCAACTAATGATTTTACATATGCTAAATCTTCTATAGTTTCTATTCCATCTATACCTAAATGATCTTCGGTAATATTTGTAATAACTCCTACATCTGCTAAATCATAAGCAAGCCCCTTTCTTATTATGCCACCCCTAGCTGTTTCCAATACTGCAGCATCTATTCCCTTATTACCAAGAATAACTCTGGCACTATTATATCCTGTAGTATCACCTTTCTCTATACATTTATTGTCTACATATATTCCTCCTGTAGTGGTCATTCCAACATTATATCCTGCTAAGGTCATCACATGTCCTATAAGTCTCGTTGTTGTGGTTTTTCCATTTGTACCTGTAACAGATATAACAGGTATACTTCTTGGAATATCCTTAAACATCATATCTACTATATTACCTGCTACATTTCTACTTAACCCTTTACTTGGATAATGGTGCATTCTTATACCTGGTGCTGCATTTACTTCCATTATAGCGCCATCCCCTATAGGTTCAGCTATATTACTACAGCATATATCTATACCACATATATCAAGTCCTATAGTTTTAGCGGCTCTTTCACATATTTCTATATTTTCTTCACACATATCATCGGTGCAATCTATTGCCTCTCCGCCAGTAGATAAGTTAGCTTTTTCCCTTAATTCTAATTTTTTCCCATTTTCTATAACACTATCTAAGTTATAACCTTTTTTAAAAATACTTAACTTCAATTCTTCATCTATTTTTACTTTAGTTAGTGGTTTTTCATGCCCTTCTCCTCTTTTTGAATCTTTATTTAATTCATATATAAGCTGTTTTATACTTTTTGTTCCATCTCCTATGACATAAGGAGGTATTCTTTCAGATGCTGCCACTACTTTATAATCTACAACACATACTCTATAATCT harbors:
- the ispE gene encoding 4-(cytidine 5'-diphospho)-2-C-methyl-D-erythritol kinase codes for the protein MLIKAYAKINLSLDVVGKREDGYHTLQMIMQTIDLYDLINIKKTDKGINISCNKQYVPTDERNLAYKAAELFMKTYDVCEGIDIYIKKYIPVAAGLAGGSTDAAAVLKAMRNMYRPDISDEKIMKLGLNIGADVPYCVIGGTALCEGIGEKITKLNSFKNHILVVVKPAFGVSTKEVYKNLDINKIKRHPDTNLLISSIEANNLNALARNMKNVLENVTLYKHVVLKDIKKEMINMGAQGTLMSGSGPTIFAFFSDMLKAQLCYDKMKKRYRETFITRTI
- the cphA gene encoding cyanophycin synthetase, translating into MKIEDIKVFSGRNIYSHRKCIKINVDLEGYSEVQTKEIKNFNKRLIEMIPQLKEHRCGIDEDGGFVKRIKEGTYLAHVCEHIIIGLQNTLGMDVSYGKAREISGDKYYIIYEYMYKNVAMEIGKISVALINSLINGTTFNLENDLKLLKSMLNEEEIGPSTLSIITEAKKREIPIIKLGEGSMFQLGYGKYSKIIEATIDGDTKAIGVDIACDKLLCKELLYNQCLPVAEGDVIKNVLELLFKANRIGYPVVLKPRYGNQGKGVFVNIKNEKELVKTYRMLYENFKDIIIEKNIFGKDYRVCVVDYKVVAASERIPPYVIGDGTKSIKQLIYELNKDSKRGEGHEKPLTKVKIDEELKLSIFKKGYNLDSVIENGKKLELREKANLSTGGEAIDCTDDMCEENIEICERAAKTIGLDICGIDICCSNIAEPIGDGAIMEVNAAPGIRMHHYPSKGLSRNVAGNIVDMMFKDIPRSIPVISVTGTNGKTTTTRLIGHVMTLAGYNVGMTTTGGIYVDNKCIEKGDTTGYNSARVILGNKGIDAAVLETARGGIIRKGLAYDLADVGVITNITEDHLGIDGIETIEDLAYVKSLVAEAVKYDGYVVINADDPVSLKILDRIKSNIIMFSKNKYNSALVKNIKQGGYGIYVHENTIYVEKQEKVVPMVKVKDVMITLNGKLTYNVENAMAACAALIGLNIKYSIIRKGLTNFYGDENYNPGRFNMYEINGVKVVLDYGHNIEGYKAVINGAKEIKHKRLIGVIGVPGDRTNSSTEYIGEISGKSFDYIYIKEDKDRRGRKVGEIADIIKKGVIKSGFNERKINVILDEKEALKKAIEDSTEGDLIIIFFENLDPLVKLVKEKINMDKKQLAATF